In one window of Calditrichota bacterium DNA:
- a CDS encoding pathogenicity locus, with amino-acid sequence MADEIHSEKKSLILKELRTIPGVGKKIAEDFYNLDFRSVADLANRNPEEIYFRLCNLEGKEIDRCMLYVIRCAVYYASHQTHDPERLKWWTWKD; translated from the coding sequence ATGGCCGATGAAATTCATTCCGAAAAAAAATCTCTCATTTTAAAAGAATTGCGGACAATTCCGGGTGTGGGAAAAAAGATTGCCGAAGATTTTTACAATCTTGACTTTCGATCGGTGGCTGATCTGGCCAATCGGAATCCGGAAGAGATCTATTTTCGCCTGTGCAATCTGGAGGGAAAAGAAATTGATCGCTGTATGCTCTACGTGATTCGCTGTGCAGTTTACTATGCTTCTCATCAAACGCACGATCCGGAACGCCTGAAGTGGTGGACGTGGAAGGATTGA